TTCTATCGCCCCATAGTCACCGAAGCAAATGCTGGACCCATCTTGCATCTTTCACACATCTTTCAGGtgaaaatttcctttttttcgaGACCTATCTCGGCAAGACTCTCTCGCGAGATCTGTAAGCAAACGTCAACTTAAGTTCGCAAACGCCACAGATAACACATTTTTGTCGTGCTAAATATGGCGTTCAGCTGTGTAAACATCTAATGTTGGCAAAAgatagaaatataaataaatgatttaatctaacttttcatctagccaCACAACGTTCACTAGGCCAATTCATAGACAGTCACCACGTAAACACCTCGTAATTCAAAGTCTGTCGTaaactacataaaaaaaatccccagATCGTGCACTTAACAATGTCGCCTATGCAAGTcttaatttaaatatgtttataaaAGATACAAGTCttgatttaaatatgtttataaaAGAGTCTTTGTGAACTAAAGAGTCTTTGTGAACTACAAAAAAAGTGTAGCCTAAAAAAATATGTTGCCAGTTGTGATGCCACGCCCacttaggagacaggaagtacGTAGCGTTACCGTTTCACACGTGAGAATCTTTTCTCTAACCTTCTCTGGCACACCACCACGGAAAACTAGCTAATCTTGGGTGACACTATAAACGGGTATTTGTTTTCAAGCAACGGGCCTATTGGTAAggtttgcaaaaaaataatactttaaAATAGCCTATTGACAGTCTCGTGATGAGCTGGTTGCCAAGctgaagctacagtagttaACGTAACTGTTAactgagctaacgttaacagCGCAGGGGCAGGGAAGATACAGGGGATACAGACAACAGATAATGTTGCATTCTAGCTATATTGTAAAATGTTGTTACTTGCAGCAGCGTAGCTATCTAGTTGTCTAACGTTAAACGAGGTTAAATTAACCAGTGTATAGCAACTACCAGCAAGTTAACTGTCGTTGACAGTTAACTAGTGTTGACAGATGTATTTGTAAACCACAACAATACTAGCTAtaacgttagcagcattagGAAGTTGTAAATAGACAGTTCATACTCCCAGTTTATAATATTGTTTGCATTGACGTCTTTTCTTCGTCACCATCATTTGAGCAATGTCGGGAAATGTTGAAAAGCATGTCTCACAGTAGCTCTGTGATCAGACTGGTGACGTCAAGCTTAATAAATGGACTCGACTTTTATAACAATGTAATCTTATACTACGCTGTTAAGTATTTTGACCTTTTTAACACAATATCCAATTTGTGGGCGTGTGCATAAGCTTTTCTCTGTAGGTgaagaaacacatttcaataTACAATGATGgtttagtaacgttaacgtacaAAACTGCACAACGTAACATTACAGCCTTAAAACGTACTGTAAAGTAAACACACACTATTTAAATTAGTAGTTTCAGTAAGACAATGATTTAAGAAGGGAATTATTTACAGCAGGCCTGTTATATTGCCTTGCATTACAGGATACTGGTGTTTGAGATTTTCTGGCTCTTGGTGTAGAGTAGACTGATCGGGGAGATACTGACCCATCAGTACCAAGTtacttgtgtatatatatatatataatgtaaaaatCCTCCACAACCAAGTGAGGTGAACTATTCCTGGCCTTCAAAATACTAAAATGTGAgtgtaaataatgcacatgCAATTTTATCTTAAAAGTTGAGTGTCTTTTAACTTTTTCTGTCTCAATTGGAGTCTGTACTGGGTGCTAACCAATAGTCTTGTCTTTGCCATTGCATACCCTGAACTCATGACAGAAGCACATTGAACTCTGTCAAAGTCTTGTTTTGATCTTGTCAATTACCTTTCATCTCCTAACTCTCCATTTTTCCAGAAGAGACCAGTATGAGCCATTTCAGTAGACCCGACAGACACAGGACCCCATTGTTGACCAGGGCAACACACCTTAGAGCATTCAAGTCTGACCTGGAGCGAGATTCGGGCTTCTCAGGTTTGATTCAATTACGTTACTCTATAGTTATAAACCTTTAAGTTTTATGTTTGTCCcaatgtatgttttattttaacacGGTAGTGTGTTGCCAGTGTGGCACGTGTTGTGAACTGGGTGTATCTGTGTATATAAATAGCATTTCCATgattagaaaaaaaaggttgttaaGTCATTAACAAGGTCAACCCTAATCAAATGTATGGATCTAGGTCACATTTTCTATGTAGGTTATCCCGTATCCCGTAATTTTTCTATTGACTTTTATTTACACTATTAGGCTGACCTGGATTTGGTTTAACCCTCCTCATCATGTTGATAGTATCTTTTTCCAGATGCTCTTGAGGGGCTTATCTACATCTGCCACTGTTTTCATAGTACTAATGTTCTGCCCCCGGTGCTGTGTTTTTAACATGACAAGCCTCATATGCTTGTCTCCCCCTCCTCAGATGCCAGCTCTGAGTACCTCAGTACAGTCGATCTGACTGACTCTGAAGATGCAGGAAGGCACGGGTCGCTTGTCGGCCAGGACCCTTCTGGTCCGCAGGTGGCTTTGATAGGAGGCTCGTATGCTGGACTGTCTCCAATGATCATCATGAATAACATTGTCTTAAAGCAGGTAAAATACAGCAATGGATGTCACTAATCCAGGGCTTTTTGTCGTCAATTCAGGGTGAAATTACCTTCGGCTAAGAGTGTGCAAATGTAAAGTCTTACGTACGTTGTAATTTGCACTTTTTTGAATGTTTGTTCATATGCTCCTTATATTTAATAAGTACtgtataattatttatatatatatatatatatatatatatatatatatatatatatatatatatatatatataatttatttgtatatattttttttttcttctctctagCCATCCCCGATGGTTCCAGCAGAAAAACAGTGGGGTTTTCCTTCACCCTTGGAAGTAATGCCTCAGTCACAGGTGGTTCTTCTTCAACCCATGGTATCAAATGGTAGCAACAGCTCTCCGAAGACTGGCTCTGAAAATATCCGACAATCAAAAAGCTACATGCCCATCCTCAAGTCATATCCCAGAATTGCCCCACACCCAGCGGACGCGCCCATAAAGAAAGTGGAATCCTCCAGGGTGAGGGTGAGCTCAACATCAGGATATGACCAGCGAAAGAAAAAGCACCACCACGGCCACCGGCGCTACAGCTCCCACAGCCCGCAGCCAGCACTGCAGACTACAATCAACCCCATCTCCAACTTTGAAGCAGCAAACCATCAATTACAGGCAGCTGAGAGTCAGGAGCACCTCAGTGACAAGTCTCTTTCTCCGCTGGCAGGGAGCAGCTCTTTGCTCCCCTACACAGATGAAGTCAGGACACATATTGACAGCAACATGATGGATGCTAACCAGGACGACACAATCTCAATAGACAGTATCAAACTGAAACGTTTCAGCAATACCTACAACATTCTCAACAAATCTGGCTTGCTGGGGATCACCATGCGCACGAAGCAGTTGATCAAGGA
This region of Sander vitreus isolate 19-12246 chromosome 20, sanVit1, whole genome shotgun sequence genomic DNA includes:
- the cipca gene encoding CLOCK-interacting pacemaker a, with protein sequence MSHFSRPDRHRTPLLTRATHLRAFKSDLERDSGFSDASSEYLSTVDLTDSEDAGRHGSLVGQDPSGPQVALIGGSYAGLSPMIIMNNIVLKQPSPMVPAEKQWGFPSPLEVMPQSQVVLLQPMVSNGSNSSPKTGSENIRQSKSYMPILKSYPRIAPHPADAPIKKVESSRVRVSSTSGYDQRKKKHHHGHRRYSSHSPQPALQTTINPISNFEAANHQLQAAESQEHLSDKSLSPLAGSSSLLPYTDEVRTHIDSNMMDANQDDTISIDSIKLKRFSNTYNILNKSGLLGITMRTKQLIKENKRTQGQLQQLQQQTALLLEALSSGDPQLWTKLQLSLQHTDKEQCGAKAKRVIA